The Triticum urartu cultivar G1812 chromosome 6, Tu2.1, whole genome shotgun sequence genome includes the window GCATATGAACGTGCAAATAGGGGATGAACGAATCATAGGTTTAAACACAACATATACATCCGAAATCTAATTCTCATGGAATTATGCCTCTGATGAAGGATCAATTTGGTTGCAAGGGTGTGCGAAGGCATAGGTACATAATCATGTGTTTCGCTGAAGGTAACAATGATGTTAAATGCATCCACGCTCTAAAATTACACATTATACTCTCATGATAGATGCTGAAATGACATGAAAAGAAAAGAGTGACAAATATTTTTCATAGTTCTGTCTGTTCCATTTTTTTTGTCCTGGTAAAATGTACAATTACAATATAGAGTCCATGTTGATGGCCCATTATCTTCTAATTCCTTGTGAACTAGAAGTACATTTGTGCACCTAAGTCCTTGGGTGGCCTTGGAATTAAGGATTTGATTGCTTATAGCCGAGCTCTTCCCCTAAGATAGCCTTGGTATCAATGAGATATCATTCATAGGCCTTGGAAGCAGAATGATTTATAACAGTAAAATTAAGCCCACAATGTTAATACACATGAGGATATGAAAAATATATATTACAAATGGTTAATGTTGAAACAGAGAAATATGTATTGCAGCGCACGTGCATTGTTCCAGTCTTACTAAAcatacttatatttctttacggagggagtatttacTACACCTTATGCAAAAAAATAAATCCTTGTATACGTTCATCTAAAAACTAGTAAACGTGCACAAACATCATGTTAGTACGTGACCATTTCTTTGTTACCAAAACGTGCATACGCAAGCACACGACAGCTGGCCGTATGCTCACAAAACTCGATCCAGGAGGGTCCGGGGCTCGCCGGAAGCAAGAAAAAATGGTATCACCGTGGGGATTGCACTCCCAGATACGCAGAATCGTCCAGGCTGACATATGCATTGCTAAGCTCAATCTCGGAGCAATTGCTTGCTGGCGGTGGCGACCCAACAGCAAGCAAGGCTTCCGTCTCCTCGGAACTCTTTTGGCCCCACGGATGCTGCGCAAGCAGACGCCTCCTTAGCCCGCCAAGCTCTTCTGCAACCTCGCGCATGGAGGGTCTCCTCTCGCTGCCCATCTCCAGGCACTGCTTTGCTATCTCTGCCACCTGCTCAATCACCTCGATGCTCTGCTCGTCCACGATCTGGGCGTCCACTATCTCGTCCAGCTTGCTCGCGCTCGCGGCGAGAAGGAAGTGCGACGAGAGGTTCTTCTCCTCGCCCTCGGCGGCCTGAAGGTTGAGCGCCTTCCTCCGGgtgagcagctccaggaggacgaCGCCGAAGCTGTACACGTCGCTCTTGTCCGTCAGCTTGCAGGTCTGCATGTACTCCGGGTCGAGGTAGCCGCAGGTGCCCTGGACAAACGTCACGAACTGGGCCTCGTCCGTCGGGGCCAGCGTGGAGGCCCCGAAGTCGGAGACCTTGACGGTGTGGCCGTCGTCGATGAGCATGTTGGGCGACTTCACGTCGCCGTGGATGATCGGCGGCGAGGCCCAGGAGTGCAGGTACGCGAGCGCCTCGGCGCCCTCGTGCGCGATCTTGAGGCGCGTCGCCAGGGGCAGGGGGGCGCGCGCTCCGTGGCGGTGGATGAGCTGGTACAGGGTGCCGTTGGGGACGAACTCGTAGACGAGCATGGGGACCTCCACCTCGAGGCAGCAGCCGTAGAGCCTGACGACGTTCCGGTGGTTGATCTGGAACAGGATGAGCATCTCCTTCCCGAACTCCTTCTTCTGCCGGTCGTTGATGAGCTTGCACCGCTTTATGGCCACTGTTCGGCTGTCCTTGAGGGTGCCCTTGTAGACGGTGCCGTTGCCTCCCTTCCCGATCACATTTCGCTCGTCGAATCTGCCGGTTGCCTCCTCTAGCTCCTCCTTGGTGAACAGCGTGAAGGACACTCCTTGCTTTGACTTCATCTCCTCGAACAGCATGAGGCCTCCGTGCTGCTTGAAGTACCTCCGCTTTACGGTGGCGAGGCTCCTCCTTTCGTGGATCAGGTAGGCGCAGGACATGCTAATTACCAGTACAACTACGCTGATGCTAACACCTGCATTAAAAAGGTGTGCTAGAAATTAAGATTCACACGTCTGAAAGAATTCAGGGAGCATACTTCTTGTTCTTGGGAGAGCAGAGAAATGTCAAATGGAGTCAAATGGCGTACCAATTGCAATGTGCGCTCCAAGTTGAGATTTCTTGGCCTCGCATGTGCCAGTATAAGCGTTGCCTGTTGTCTTGTCAGGGCAAGCGCACCTGAATCCTCCCGGGGTGTTGATGCAGGTACCAGGAGCAGAGCACGGGTAACTGATTCCACCATCGCCGCACTCGTCAATATCTGCAAAAGCAAAAACCAAATCTGAATTTCTTATAGCAGACCTCGGCAATATCGAGTAGGATAGGAATAGGAAAAAGACGAAGAGCAGACCTCGGCAGCCGCCTTGCATGTATGGGTTGCCTTGGTACCCACGAGAGCAGTTGCAGAGATATCCCGGGCCGTTCCTCGAATCCACGCACACGCTGCTGCTGCTGACGCAGGCGTAGGCCGTGGTGTTCCGCATCGCCTCCCGGCACGTCACCTTCCCTACCACCCAGTCGAGCACCAGCGGAACCTTCCCGCCGGTGGACGCCATGAAGTCGCCGGCGGTGACGTAGGTGGTGCGGAAGTCGAACCACGCCGCCTCGACCAGGACCGCGTAGCTGCACCGGCTGAAGTTAGCGATCGCGGTGGTGTTGAACTTCTCCTCAAACACCACGTCGTACGAGTTGATCCCCCTGGGGATGGCCGCCTGGCAGCAGCCCATGCCGGAGCAGGAGCCGTTCTCCAGCCGGCCGGCGCCCGGGCACGTGGCCATGCACCCGGTCATGTACGTGGAGCCCGTCGCGAACTGGGACGCGTCCTTGGAGCTCACGTAGGCGAGCGAGTTGCACCCGACCACGGTGAACCGGTTGTCCTCGTCGGACAGCATGAAGGACGAGTCGGAGAAGTCCGTCCACATGCTGCTCCCCCCGTCCATGGACCGGGACGTGGCGTTGTAGCACCACGGGTTGATCTCGTTGCGGACGCGCGCCTGCCCGCGGGCCACGGACACGCCCAGGACCTCGACCTCGAAGCAGAAGGGCCTGTAGGTGCCGTCGGCGGTGAGGTTGCAGGTGAGGCCGAAGGTCACGTCGTTCTCGCCCGTGTAGAGGTAGCACCCGCGGGCGATGCCGAACGGGTACGGGATGTCCACGTCGCCGCACCGCCGCTGGCATGTTCCGCTCGGTGGTTGCGATGCCGCTGCCGCCGCGGGCCACGCCGAAGCGAGCACGGCGATCAAGGTAAGAAGCATCTCTGCAGCTTGCGAGGTGAGCCGGCGTGCTCAAATTTTGCCTTGCCGTCGCTGCTCTGGATACAACTCCTTTACTTTAGTTTGGAGGCTGCAAGTTTCAACAAGGAAATATCAAGCGACGATTCTGGCAAGAGCTGTCGCCATTGCTGCAATGAATTCGCAAGCGACCACTTTGATTAGATCGGAGGATCTACACGTTCTCTCCAACCGTCAAAGGAAAAGGAATAGTTCCAAAAAGAAGAGACTGAAAAAGACTGATGCGGTAGGACTCCGTCAGAGTGTTCATGCGAATGCCTACTTTGTTGAAGCTCTTGCCGCTCGGTACTCGACAAAGACGCGCACGAGGGGGCGACGAACTCTCATGACCGATCAATTGCGCAAGCAAGATGCCGCGGGAGGAAATGATGGGAGACAAGGCCAGCCGTTCATGATTTCACACACAGTTCGTTTGTCTCACGCGTCTCTGCCGCATACTTTGTtgttaggccaactccaccgcacgACTCCAAACGAACGTCCGGTTTGACCGGATTTTATTCCTTTGGAGCGGCAACGGGTTCGCCCATGTCCGCGTCTATCCGTTGGGTCATAAGTACGTCCAACGTGCAGCCGCATCCCAAATCATGTTCGGGTGGGCGTGATAAAAAAATATAGAAAAACTTCAATAAAATAcctaataaataaataaacataGTTTAAAAAATTTAAAACATAAGTTAGGGATCACGGCCATAAAACAACTCAGTTTCACGCTTAAACGGCCCAGTGTCATAATTAacataaaaacaaaataaaaaagcCGCCCGCGCGCTCCTGCCGCGCCCGTCAATGCCGTGGCCGTCACCGTCTTCAGTGGCCGCCGGTGTCATCGTCATCATTGACGAGGTCGACGTAGTCCGGTGGCGTCCACAGGTGGGCCGGCGGTCCGTGGTGCACGTGGGCGGCGTGCTGGAAGGTGGCAGGTGCCTGTACCACCTCCTCCCGCGGCGAGACGTCCCGTTCCGGTGATCGCGGCAGCGTGGGGCACCAGTCCACTCCCCCCACGGCGTTCGCCATATCCGGAGCTGTGCACGACCAACTCTAGTGCTGGCCAACCAGGCCCGGGTGGAAAGCGGCCACCGTCGCCTCCTCCATCACCTCCTCCTTCGCCACCATCTCCAGCTCGGGGATGGCGACGTCGCCGGCGCGGAGAGGGTCATCATCTCCTCGAGGCCCTCCCATTGGCACTCGTCGTGCGTGCACATGGAGTCCTCCATGACACGGGCCATGAGACGGGCCTCCTCCTCCGCTGTCAtgcgaggaggtggtggtggcgacGGCACCCGCGTACGCCCGCGCGCCTGGGGAGCAGCTGCTCGGTGCTCACGTGGCCGCCGTGGCCCCGTCGACGTGCCGGGGAAGAAGGGCGTCCGCCGCATGTCATGCTCATCCCAGAACCACGTGTCCCACAGGGGCGAGTCGGGGGCGTACCTCTCGTCGTAGTAGAGGTCGTccgggaggaggcggcggaggcgctcgATCTCCTGGCGGCGCGCACGGCCGCTCAGCGGGACCAGCGGGATCGACACGCGGTCGGCCGACAAGTGCCAGTTGTTGGTGAGGTGGACGTTGCTCCAGGGTAGCGGCGTCCTCGTCTCCCAATAGCGGCGGCATACGGCTGCCTCGATGTAGTGCCGGTCGCGCTCGCCGGCGGCCGTGGGCGTGAAGGAGAACGCGGGCGGCGCGGGGGCCTGACCCGGTGGTGATGCGGGCTCCTCCTTCTTCATGGAGCCGCATCGGCGCCCCGACGAGGAGCCAGCCTCACGGTCGTGCTTCCCCTCGCGGCCGTAGTTCCATAGCCCCATGGCTGCGAGGTGGCTGTCGGTgacaaaaccggcggatctcgggtagagggtcccgaactgtgcgtctaaggtcgatggcaacaggagacaggggacacaatgttttacccaggttcgggccctttctatggaggtaataccctacgtcctgcttgatttgatcttgatgaatatgagtattacaagagttgatctaccacgagatcgtaatggctaaaccctagaggtctagcctGCATGGCTATGATAATGTCTATCTtctggactaagtcctccggtttatatagacaccgggaggatctagggttacacaaggtcggttacaaagaaaggaatctatatatttagtcgccaagctttccttccaagtcaaggagagtcccatccggacatgggtgtagtcttcggtcttcgtgtcttcatagcccatcagtccggcccataactaacaggccagacgcccgaggaccccttagtccaggactccctcagtggccgGCCGGCGAGTTCGAGGCGAGGCTAGGATTTGGGGTTGTCGGGTTTCGAGGAGGCCGCGGGGTGGAGTGGGGGGGGGGTGTGGAAGACGACCGGTCCACGGGTTCCCATTTAAGAAGGACCACGACCGTTTGCCTGCGTGGATGACAGGCAGGGCCGGCCGCGCATGCGCATTGATGTCAGGCGGTGGGAGGTAGGTGGCCGCATGCCATGGGCCCCGACGCGGATGAGCGACGCGTCCGTTTGGTGTCCGCCGCGACCCAAACCCGGCGCAAGTTTGCGCTCGAAATGGGTCGGCCCGGACACAAAACTGACCAGATGGGTCCAGGCCGTCGCGCGCTGGGCCGCCTCGTTTGTCCCTTTTACCCCAAACGGACGGGGCCGAACGGGATGGGGTcacgcggtggagttggccttagttgatacgtctccaacgtatctataatttttgattgttccatgctattatattatctgttttggatgtttatgggctttattatacacttttatattatttttgggactaacctattaacccagagcccagtgccagtttctgttttttccttgttttagagtatcgcagaaaaggaaaatcaaacggagtccaattgacctgaaacttcacggaacttatttttggaaggaacgcaacccgggagacttggagtgcacgtaagggaagcaatgaggaagccacaaggcaggggggcgcgccctccaccctcgtgggcccctcgtggctcccctgacgtatttattcctcctatatatacccatatacgcTA containing:
- the LOC125513882 gene encoding wall-associated receptor kinase 2-like, giving the protein MLLTLIAVLASAWPAAAAASQPPSGTCQRRCGDVDIPYPFGIARGCYLYTGENDVTFGLTCNLTADGTYRPFCFEVEVLGVSVARGQARVRNEINPWCYNATSRSMDGGSSMWTDFSDSSFMLSDEDNRFTVVGCNSLAYVSSKDASQFATGSTYMTGCMATCPGAGRLENGSCSGMGCCQAAIPRGINSYDVVFEEKFNTTAIANFSRCSYAVLVEAAWFDFRTTYVTAGDFMASTGGKVPLVLDWVVGKVTCREAMRNTTAYACVSSSSVCVDSRNGPGYLCNCSRGYQGNPYMQGGCRDIDECGDGGISYPCSAPGTCINTPGGFRCACPDKTTGNAYTGTCEAKKSQLGAHIAIGVSISVVVLVISMSCAYLIHERRSLATVKRRYFKQHGGLMLFEEMKSKQGVSFTLFTKEELEEATGRFDERNVIGKGGNGTVYKGTLKDSRTVAIKRCKLINDRQKKEFGKEMLILFQINHRNVVRLYGCCLEVEVPMLVYEFVPNGTLYQLIHRHGARAPLPLATRLKIAHEGAEALAYLHSWASPPIIHGDVKSPNMLIDDGHTVKVSDFGASTLAPTDEAQFVTFVQGTCGYLDPEYMQTCKLTDKSDVYSFGVVLLELLTRRKALNLQAAEGEEKNLSSHFLLAASASKLDEIVDAQIVDEQSIEVIEQVAEIAKQCLEMGSERRPSMREVAEELGGLRRRLLAQHPWGQKSSEETEALLAVGSPPPASNCSEIELSNAYVSLDDSAYLGVQSPR